The DNA region ACTATGAATGAATGGCTCCGACGCACACTGAAACAGAACATGTTTAGGGTATATTTACCATCCAGAGAGTAAACTTTGAAGCCTGTCATCTTCTTAGACAGAATGGACTTGGGTAGGTTGGGCAGAACAGGGTTGTAGACGGGGAAATCGCAATAATAATGATCCAACAACCAAACAGCTGCCCGCTGGATACTGGATACAGAACAAACAGGTTACACAACCGTTCTTAGATGGCTGTTATGAGAACACTGCCATGATAAGATTGTCTAAACCATGACAGTTTAACATTTGGCTTTTTAATACATAGCTTAATATAATGCCAATATTTTGTACATGTTCTATTGCTCTGAGAGAATTGTGATTGGGGGTTCAAAAGTATAACCCTCATCCTCAACCATGTGGTGTCACTCGGACTTAATCAGATTTAAAATGACTATTTGGGGAAGAGGATTAGCTCGTGGAATTGTGGAAATAACACAGGTGTTCAATCAACATTTTTTCTTAGGttgtttttcaaattaaaaaccaaacatcagCCAGTTCAAGAATGGCAAATTTAACAACTAGTATTGAATAGAGTTCAACTTTTTGGGGCCATCTCACTGACCTGAGGTGTCCTATATTGTAGAATTTACTGGCTCCATCTGTGCTTCGTACCACCTTAAGGCAAAATGCGGACTGTAGATGTCgaacctccagcagcaccaatGCTAGGTATTGGATGAAGAGCAGCGCATCCACCAGTGAGGCAGCATATTCCACAATCCCCCTGTAATCCCTCTCCTGGGGTTCCAGCACACGCACACCATAAAACAGCCAGTAAGAGGCCACAAACAGGAAGACCAAAACCATCAGCAGACAGCGGAAGACAAAGAAACGTGGGAGTGTGGCACGGGGGCTCCGGAGGAACAACGCCCAGGAGGAGATAAGCAAGACCAGGAGTTTGAAGGCCAGAGAGACATACAGGCCTTCGCAGGGTGTGCCACAAGGCTCGAGGGTGTCTCGCCACAGCACTTGAGGGAGAACGAGGAAGGCTAAAGGCGTGACCAGGGCAAAGAAACTCAGACAGCCTCCCAAAGCTACACCAATGAAACGATTGCACTCCAATGGGGTTGACTCCTCCAAGTCTTTGGTGACCCGTGTCAGATCTTCATTCGAGATGCTGTGCTCCGAGGTGCCCGTCACAACTGTGGTGGTCTCGCCCCAGTTATCATCCTGTagaatgcagaaaaacaatcacTATGAAGTCTGGATATAGATAATATTTaatataaactttttttttcttttaaatcgaAGCAAGCAAAAAAACGGAGTGGAAGAGATGAGGTGagtattcttttctttttttttttaaaatgcttttgaaaGGTGTTGTTTGCATAAAAATGGTCATGACCCACCCTGTCATCTCCACGGGTCGACTCTGCATCCAGCAGTGGCTCTCCTGGTGTCTGGATGGTCACAGATTTGTCACCACGACTGCTGCTGTCTCGACTTTTAGAACGATGGCGGTCTCTCCGATCCCTGGGagacaaacacaggaagtgctcagTGGAAGTGAGGCAGAATTTAGAACCACAATGACATTATCGTCGCTCATATGCCAGTAGTAGCGTTATGCCAGTGAGTCAATCTTCAGAAGTGACTGCATACAGTAGTGCAACATTTAGAAACAGCAATACTTTTTTTCATCATATAACAACTTAAAATTGTGAAGGTGAGAAACTCACCTTCACCTTCTCACCAACtactcattttatttaaaactcAAGTTATGCGACCTGTATTTACCTGTGCTTGCGGGAGCTCCTAGAATGGGAGGACTTGTAAGAGTAGCCCGAATACTGCGACTCGTTGTCCATGTCTTGGGTCGGCAGTGAGCAGGCCTTATGAGCCCTGCCGCCTCCTCCCACCGTGCTGCGCcgctcacacactcctcccagCTGGCGCTTGCATTCAGAGATGGACTTGCTAGAGAGCACAAGGGGTAGCTTAAGCAGGTCAACCTTACTCCGGAGGGAATCTATCTTGAAGGCCAATCAGGAGGGCTCAGGAGAAGGGAGGATGGTGAGCAGAGGAGGCTAAAGGACAGAGATTAGAAAGCTGGTAGGAGAGGATGGGCAGTGTGATGGTCACCGGGGACAAGTGGAAGTGGCTGACATCTGCAAGAGGAAAAGGGTTGGGAAAGCAGAATGGTTAAAAGTCATCACAGAACACCTTGGATTGGTTGCCTCTGATCcccattttaaaatataattaagcttttatttaaaaaaaaaaaaaaaaaaaaaaaaaactaaacccAGTTCAGGCTAGAATCTTTAAAAATGTTGATTGGAGGGCTCCACACTAAGACTGTTCTGTCGTCCCGGGGAcataaaaatatgtatttggTAGCATAATTAATAGTCCCCCGGACAGTCAGGACAATTTTTTGGACTCAAAAAAGACCCATGAAATTAACAATAAAGAGAATATGACTGTGTTACTACTAATACTGTTACCACAGGACACAGTGCTGCTTTGCACTGTACTTCATCCTGCCTGTCTCGCTCTATCATTTCCTGCGATGGGAAAGTTTGACTTGCGGTCCGATCTGCAAGTGTTGAAGTCAAGATTTACAGTCTCTAAATGAATAAGGAGATTGTATACGTTCATTTGTAAAGCCTGATACCACACCCTCTCTGTCGTGCATGTGGGTTTTTGAGTGTGTATTTTTCAGAtactctggtttcctcctagGCCCAAAATAATGCACATTTGGCAGATTGGAAGCTCTAAGTTGTCCCTAAGTTTGAGTGTAGAAATGAAAGGTTTATGCTTATTGATGGGCTAGTGAACCGTGTATCTAGTCAAAAACACACCATCCTTAAATCACCAGTCAGCCTGAGGTTTTAATTTAGTTGAGTTTGTTAGTTGTGTCGTACGAAATGCTAAAATCTCAAGGGATTTCCCTGCGTTTAGGCATAGGCCTCAGTGATTCTGGCCATCGTCTTGTTTGAAAAAAGGCCAGAAAATAATGGTATCGATTTTCAATGATCGTGACTGAATAGAAATATGAGCATTTAAGTGCCTCTATAATGTGGATGGGGAACTGTGCAAATCACGCAAGTGTCATATGCTGTGGGTATTTGCATCGTAAGTGCACATGCCCTGTGACGCCTTCCTGTATCGTAACTTTTATCGCTTTGACCAAGGTAATCTAAATTAATTCGCTACAAgtctaaagtttaaaaaaaaaaaaaaaagctgaacatATAGCCTCATATAGACACGATTGAGCTTTGAGACAAATGGAATATAGCATCTGTTCACTCGTAGTATGTTTTCTATAGAGTGAAGagaatttgtgtttatcttgttatCATGTGTTCTatcatatgttcctgtcttctgttagaagtactttagaagttaggaatggtagaatcattagcaagtgtaataaagatcagtGACCCGTccttgacaggattgttgtttagacagttgtaatCTCAGAAGCCAGTCAGGCTGaaggtgttaaacacccatcgtaaaactggacagcagaGTGGTCTTGATAAGCTCATCTGCgggaagaaggtgaactttgatctggccattTGGGAAGACAACAGAGAACAAGGAGTGTACCAGCAttcaatgggactggaagaagaagacaaggtcatccaagaagaaggactggattggactgaattaacatcaataatttacatatgtgtttctataaaagattgggtcaagggatagttaggttgtcagacttcatgccctggcaatggactctgttattgtagggttatgaactggcccggagcactgttatatttgtatcttgaattggttccatttgctaaatacattttgaaattggcatttttcttcttgaagtcttcattcaaagaacatccagattagcagtgacacacaagaggtattgcgatccaacaagaGCCAAATCGGTGCCAAAAGGTTTAATTATTTGAAAAAATAATATTTGAAACTGAAAGTTTTGTTTCTGATGTTGAAATGCAACCACAGTTTTTGTGTtacaatttttaaaatcttcagattctctttttttatttttttttatttctgcatcttatattttcatttcagtttcaaaACTGTTCTTCAGGCTTGGGTCTATTTTTTCAGGTTTAGACTTATGGCCGTGATCAGGTATGGGTGGGCATGGTAACAAATGATTGTTGTGGAATAATGAGTGACAGCATGGCAATGAAGGCTGAGATTGTGTGGCCTTCAGGGAATGTGGGTTATATGACACATCATGTTGATTGGCCGCAAAAATGTTTCATAACTGACTAGGTACCAATCATAATATTTGGTCAACATATTATGGCAAAAATTGCAGTTTAACACCCAAGCTGCCCTTATTTCCTCATGACATGTAAAGCAACGCAGGACGGCAGCTTTGTTAAATTTTACTACCGTGGCTTTTACTTATAGTTTTGTCAAGGTTACCCCATAAAAATAATCTTCCGCATTTTTCTacagttttattaaatatttgagGGAAAGCATATTTTGATAGTCCAGAGACCCAATATTTAATACTCCCAAGTACCAATTCATATTTTGTGAAAGTCGAGCGCTTAAGACACAGCACACACAATTTTATATCAAAGAGCAATTGTACATATTAACTATTATCTGAGGTGTTTGATAACCATTTAAATGCCCAATACCCAATCATACCCCACAAGCATGATTATGTACCATAAAGACGTCTTTTGCTTTTTGTGCATGTTTCAAAAGTAAGACGCCTCTTGAACACTGAGGGTATATTTAGACATTAAATTATATATTCGGCCATATTATGCTGACCAAATATTGAAACTGGTGTCACATAAATTTTGAAACATCTGCTACTTTGCTATTGGAAACTTTTTTGTGGGCAGTCTCGTCAATATGAGAGATAGTGTTCATTGATTTTAAAGTTACCTGAAGGCATCATATTAAGGGATGGTCTCAGCCTCACCATGCATCACTATGCTGCCTCTCATTATTCCACAGCTTCCCATGCTAGATGAGTCTGAACATGTAAACCTATGACCAGAAACTAAAGAAAAAtagaaactgggaaaaaaaagattgaaattGAAAATATAAGCTGCAGATGCTTTATgctagtgatgggacgagcgacactggtgcgtcaacactgtgccgagagctcaagagtgaaaccccgtatcggtgcgtgtacAGTattgctttaagaaagaatcacgtgaccgatacaggaattgtatcgtttggatgtgccgcgtcaaagtgtgtttataaggaaaaaaaactgtatcgacatgtcgtgggtttgttggatggagttttgcagttgcgtgattatggatcgttctaagaagttttccccagtgtggaataattttgatcttgtgactccaaacaagggaaatctttttctcctttgagcattgtttactgttatatacTATTTTTTACGGTGGCgcattgcactcactttatcagtttatcaagtgaatgacctgtgatacatatgatagtcagttaaagagccttacagttgctttattcattttatagggtgtctatttttttaacaagtgaatgcaatgcaccaccttagtttttactctgttctggtaagaggtttgaattgtttgtaactttttatgttattgtaggtgaagtgtcggctctgctccacagagctatcttacatcaataagagcacttcatcaatgctgaggcattatagagctcggcatggcaatgaagaattggcagatactcgtgagagaaccagaaaacatatccacatctgcatcaacttgcacttaaaactctctgctcaccatcgtcatctgcaccgtgtgaaagagtattttctaaggctggggagctggtgtttaagaggagaaatcgccttggagcaaagacactccaaaaacttttgtttctcaataaaaattcataaactaatcacttttttgtatcatttcatatgatttaacagttaacaaaaaaatgtgtgtacataagtaacaaaaattgtaactctgaattgtaactcaaattttctatattttacataccaactcagtttagcaaacaaggaattcccatacctgcaatcattttataactactgcaggggtcactatcgGGTGACCAACgcagtatcaatacagtgccgacacagtttgtgtagtgtgtcaatacactccttgaggtatcatcgtcccatcactacttTACACATTGATTCAGCTCTATTTTCTGACTAATCTCTGTTTGAGAAATAACATATTTGAAAGCTCAACATGTGCATAGACATAACTTATGCTGTTTGTAGCATTAGCTAACAGGCTAGCCACCATAAGCGTAAACCCCTTGAGCCGCTGTCACCGGTTGGGTGGTGCTGTACATAAGTTAGTTAGTAAATCTGATGTTGGATGATCAATCATTCACACAGATGAGTAGTGAAAATTATTTTGAGgaacaaaacattttttcattttttttatttttaaatcattgcAGTTTTTGGATGTTCCTGGACAAGGTTTTATCTTTTTCAATTAATCCTTAGGGCTTATAAGGCTTTAGATCATTATTTAGGAAGCTCTGTAAAATACAATGTCCAGAACATAAAATTCAGTTCTAGTTTTTTATTCAAATTGAAATCaaacattgtttttaaatggtttACACATTACTTTATTCTCATATTGCTTAATCTAGCTCTCACTTAACCACCACATGACTTTGAAACATCATTGTTGGATACAATGGCTGCCATATTGGATTACTGTGTTTTCACCAAAACCCTTtgccctctccctctctcgtgcCTTCTCCCATTCTTTCTTGTACTACCTGCACTACCACTGGGAAAACAGGGCCTCATTGCTGCCATGGTGATGAAAAGGGGTGTTCAGATGGGGGAGGAGCTTGGAAGTTGACAGTTGTTATGGAAACCTGACCTCTTACAACCCTCTGCCACTCTACTGTCCACACCAATGAGAAATTACCAAATTAAAGTATTGGCATGATTTTCTGTTTATATTCTGAAGTAATGGAGATGATCAGTAAGCTGCAGTGTGAACACTAAATACTGATGtcacttatttttatttccattagGGAATGTGAAAACCAGGTCACTTATGCAGGGAGTACAATGCAACATGGCAAACTGTCAGCAACAACATTAAAAAGATTTGAACAAAATGTCATCGAATAGACAGGCTGACCGTACATTTTTCTTCAGATGTCATCTTTAAGGAGAGCTCTCAGCATGTCTGTCACAAATCAACAGGTTTTTATCTATACAGCAACATCAGAAGCAAAACTTTCCATGTTGAGTTTTTCCCAtacatttttagtttttataccgtattttcacaaccataaggcacACCTTATTATAGGGCGCAGCTTcaattaacggcctattttagaactattttcatacatagggcgcaccgtgttataaagcgcatagcatagaaactacggtagtgcctgt from Takifugu flavidus isolate HTHZ2018 chromosome 15, ASM371156v2, whole genome shotgun sequence includes:
- the LOC130539361 gene encoding vang-like protein 2 encodes the protein MDNESQYSGYSYKSSHSRSSRKHRDRRDRHRSKSRDSSSRGDKSVTIQTPGEPLLDAESTRGDDRDDNWGETTTVVTGTSEHSISNEDLTRVTKDLEESTPLECNRFIGVALGGCLSFFALVTPLAFLVLPQVLWRDTLEPCGTPCEGLYVSLAFKLLVLLISSWALFLRSPRATLPRFFVFRCLLMVLVFLFVASYWLFYGVRVLEPQERDYRGIVEYAASLVDALLFIQYLALVLLEVRHLQSAFCLKVVRSTDGASKFYNIGHLSIQRAAVWLLDHYYCDFPVYNPVLPNLPKSILSKKMTGFKVYSLDENPTNNSTGQSRAMIAAAARRRDNSHNELYYEEAEMERRIRKRKARLVVAVEEAFTHIKRLNEDEVASSPKHPREIMDPREAAQAIFAPMARAMQKYLRTTRQQAFHSMESILTHLQFCITHNMTPKAFLARYLASGPTMQYQHQNDRGRQWTLVSEEPVTSALRQGLVFSLRHLDFSLVVTVTQLPFLRLGEEFIDPKSHKFVMRLQSETSV